In Vibrio alginolyticus NBRC 15630 = ATCC 17749, one genomic interval encodes:
- the norW gene encoding NADH:flavorubredoxin reductase NorW — MQAPIVIIGSGFAAYQLVKTVRRMDAHIPLQVFTVDDGAEYNKPDLSHVFSNKQTARDLVVKSGEAFAQEHNIELFAHTKVEHVDVQAQQVVANGQTYPYSKLVFATGAKAFVPPISGGAAPEVITLNSLQEYQLAEEQISRAERILVMGGGLIGVEIAMDLATSGKAVTVVEPNPRLLANLIPEFVALPLENQLKQQGIQLALETGVAAINHSNDSLVASLSQGKAIEADVVISAAGLRANTWLAKACGLSVNKGIKVDARLQTSAANVFALGDCAEIQGRMMPYLQPIVLSANALGKQLLGQEAELKLPPMMVKVKTPSYPIQLAGDFSSVTNWSVQISQTGIAAKAEDENSRLMGFVVTGEQVTQAFPLLRELSQAAQA; from the coding sequence ATGCAAGCACCTATTGTGATTATTGGTAGCGGCTTTGCGGCTTACCAATTGGTGAAAACAGTGCGTCGAATGGACGCACATATTCCGCTGCAAGTGTTTACTGTTGATGATGGCGCGGAATACAACAAGCCCGATTTGAGTCATGTATTCAGTAACAAGCAAACTGCCCGAGACTTGGTAGTTAAAAGTGGTGAGGCGTTTGCACAGGAACACAACATCGAACTGTTCGCCCATACCAAGGTTGAGCATGTCGACGTGCAAGCTCAGCAAGTGGTCGCCAACGGCCAAACCTATCCTTATTCCAAACTGGTGTTTGCGACAGGCGCGAAAGCCTTTGTGCCGCCAATATCTGGTGGTGCAGCACCTGAGGTGATAACGCTGAACTCGCTGCAAGAATATCAATTAGCGGAAGAGCAAATTAGCCGCGCGGAACGAATTCTAGTAATGGGTGGTGGTTTGATCGGCGTCGAGATCGCCATGGATCTCGCAACCAGTGGTAAAGCCGTTACGGTGGTTGAGCCAAATCCCCGTTTGCTCGCTAACTTGATTCCTGAATTCGTCGCATTGCCACTGGAGAACCAACTTAAGCAGCAAGGTATTCAACTTGCCTTGGAGACTGGAGTTGCTGCGATTAATCACTCAAATGATTCGCTGGTGGCAAGCTTGAGCCAAGGTAAAGCAATTGAAGCTGATGTAGTGATTTCAGCGGCGGGTTTACGTGCAAACACTTGGTTAGCGAAGGCTTGTGGGTTGAGTGTCAATAAAGGCATCAAGGTGGATGCTCGATTACAGACATCAGCAGCCAATGTGTTCGCATTAGGCGATTGTGCTGAGATCCAAGGTCGAATGATGCCGTACCTCCAACCGATCGTGCTAAGTGCCAATGCTTTGGGCAAACAACTACTGGGGCAAGAAGCAGAGTTGAAACTACCGCCTATGATGGTAAAGGTCAAAACGCCGAGCTACCCAATTCAATTGGCAGGCGATTTTAGTTCGGTGACGAACTGGAGCGTGCAGATTTCTCAAACTGGCATTGCCGCGAAAGCAGAAGATGAAAATAGCCGACTCATGGGCTTCGTCGTGACGGGAGAACAAGTTACGCAAGCATTTCCACTACTCCGAGAGTTGTCTCAAGCCGCTCAGGCTTAA
- the norV gene encoding anaerobic nitric oxide reductase flavorubredoxin has product MTIHVKNNIHWVGQRDWEVQDFHGTEYKMTKGTSYNSYLIREEKTVLIDTVDHRFSQQFIQNLEMEIDLKSIDFIVVNHAEEDHSGALSALMEKIPNTPIYCTEAAIDSIVGHHHHPEWNFKTVKTGDSIDIGNGKQLVFVEAPMLHWPDSMMTYLTGDAVLFSNDAFGQHYCDERLFNDEVDQNELMEQCLRYYSNILTPFSSLVTAKIKEVLSFNLPVDMIATSHGIVWRDNPVQIIEQYLAWADNYQEDRITIFYDSMSNNTRMMADAIAQGIHDVDPGVAVKVFNVSKHDKNEILANVFRSKGILVGSSTMNNVMMPKIAGMLEEITGLRFKAKKAAAFGSYGWNGGAVDRIHARLTDAGFETAVSLKTKWRPDGKAMRECREHGQNIAKLWAKHDLTSPVISPAIAASAPQVQSQPAAPATTQAVVDTAPSNPSTEAHPAGCQCMVCTVCNWVYDPAKGEPNQGVEPGTAWSEVPDYFLCPECHLGKDVFVEYNG; this is encoded by the coding sequence ATGACAATTCACGTAAAAAACAACATCCACTGGGTAGGTCAACGCGATTGGGAAGTTCAAGACTTCCACGGTACAGAATACAAAATGACAAAAGGTACCAGCTACAACAGTTATCTAATTCGTGAAGAGAAAACCGTATTGATTGATACGGTCGATCATCGATTCAGTCAACAATTCATCCAAAATTTAGAGATGGAAATCGACCTTAAGTCTATCGACTTTATCGTGGTAAACCATGCAGAAGAAGATCACTCAGGTGCATTGTCGGCATTGATGGAGAAAATTCCGAACACACCAATTTACTGTACAGAAGCGGCGATTGATTCGATTGTGGGTCATCACCACCATCCTGAGTGGAACTTCAAAACCGTAAAAACGGGCGACAGTATCGATATTGGTAACGGTAAGCAATTAGTCTTCGTGGAAGCACCGATGCTGCATTGGCCAGACAGCATGATGACTTACCTAACGGGCGATGCAGTGTTATTCAGCAATGACGCATTTGGTCAGCACTATTGCGATGAACGTCTGTTCAATGATGAAGTGGATCAAAATGAGTTGATGGAACAGTGTTTGCGTTACTACTCAAATATCTTAACGCCATTCAGCAGCTTGGTAACCGCAAAAATCAAAGAAGTGCTGAGCTTCAATTTGCCTGTCGACATGATCGCCACGTCACACGGTATTGTATGGCGCGATAATCCGGTTCAAATCATCGAGCAATACTTAGCATGGGCAGACAATTATCAAGAAGATCGCATTACGATTTTCTACGATTCAATGTCAAACAACACTCGAATGATGGCCGATGCAATCGCGCAAGGCATTCACGATGTCGATCCTGGTGTGGCGGTCAAAGTCTTTAATGTCTCTAAGCATGATAAGAATGAAATTCTCGCCAACGTATTCCGCTCAAAAGGCATCTTGGTTGGTTCTTCTACCATGAATAACGTCATGATGCCGAAGATCGCAGGCATGCTAGAAGAAATTACCGGTCTGCGCTTTAAAGCGAAGAAAGCCGCTGCATTCGGTAGTTACGGTTGGAATGGTGGCGCGGTGGATCGTATCCATGCTCGATTGACCGACGCAGGCTTTGAAACCGCAGTGAGTTTGAAAACCAAATGGCGACCAGATGGTAAAGCGATGCGTGAATGTCGCGAACATGGTCAAAACATCGCGAAATTATGGGCAAAGCATGACCTGACAAGTCCTGTTATTTCTCCGGCAATTGCTGCGTCTGCACCACAAGTTCAATCACAACCTGCTGCGCCAGCTACAACACAGGCGGTAGTAGATACTGCTCCTAGCAACCCTAGTACCGAGGCGCATCCTGCAGGTTGTCAATGCATGGTTTGTACGGTTTGTAATTGGGTATACGACCCAGCTAAAGGCGAGCCTAACCAAGGTGTTGAACCGGGTACAGCTTGGTCGGAAGTGCCAGATTACTTCTTGTGCCCAGAATGCCATTTAGGTAAAGACGTTTTCGTTGAATACAACGGTTAG
- the norR gene encoding nitric oxide reductase transcriptional regulator NorR: MTSLIAQWLHITQDLNSALTQQARFDTLLTTIREVLKCDSSALLLYEDQHFKPLAINGLAKEVLGRRFSIEQHPRLEAIARAGDIVRFPSDSDLPDPYDGLIPNHDDKLHVHSCIGLPLLIDDQLIGAITIDAFDPNQFDGLRNQELRFVSALAAGGLHTALLLEQLETQASLPRDSYAEKRTLSNEIIGNSQGMKNLQEQIDAVADTELSVLVMGETGVGKELVASAIHHRSSRSSNTLVYLNCAALPESVAESELFGHIKGAFTGAISNRKGKFEQADGGTLFLDEVGELSLELQAKLLRALQYGDIQRVGDDRHIRVNTRIVAATNRILHEEVTAGRFRADLYHRLSVFPLHVPPLREREDDVVLLAGFFAERLRSKLGLNSIRLSPALVLALKDYSWPGNVRELEHVIKRAGVLAKARTHAMDIELVEQDFDIRTPNQNIKNVEKTEQKSRLELPEGGLKPATDAFQKAMIVRALEKNQGNWAATARQLELDNGNLHRLAKRLGIK, from the coding sequence ATGACTTCTTTAATCGCGCAATGGCTACACATCACGCAAGACCTTAACTCGGCGCTCACTCAACAAGCTCGCTTTGACACGTTATTAACCACGATTCGAGAGGTATTGAAGTGTGACTCTTCTGCCCTTCTTTTGTATGAAGACCAGCACTTTAAACCTTTAGCGATCAATGGATTGGCGAAAGAGGTCCTTGGACGCCGTTTCTCCATTGAGCAGCACCCAAGATTAGAAGCCATTGCCCGAGCAGGCGATATCGTGCGCTTTCCCTCCGACAGCGACTTACCTGATCCATACGATGGCTTGATTCCAAACCACGATGACAAACTGCATGTCCATTCTTGCATTGGTTTGCCTTTGCTGATCGACGATCAACTGATTGGTGCTATTACGATTGACGCCTTCGACCCCAACCAATTTGATGGGCTACGCAACCAAGAGTTACGTTTTGTCAGCGCGTTGGCAGCAGGTGGCCTACACACTGCACTCCTACTAGAACAACTAGAGACACAAGCGAGCCTGCCACGTGATTCTTACGCCGAGAAGCGCACCTTAAGTAACGAAATCATTGGCAACTCTCAGGGTATGAAGAATCTTCAAGAGCAGATTGATGCAGTCGCCGATACGGAATTGTCTGTGCTGGTGATGGGAGAAACGGGCGTAGGTAAAGAGTTGGTTGCTAGCGCTATTCACCATCGTTCTAGCCGCTCTAGCAATACTTTGGTTTACCTCAACTGTGCGGCGCTGCCGGAGTCAGTCGCGGAAAGCGAGTTGTTCGGCCATATCAAAGGCGCATTCACAGGCGCAATCAGTAATCGTAAGGGTAAGTTCGAACAAGCCGACGGCGGCACACTGTTTTTGGATGAAGTCGGCGAACTGTCGTTAGAGCTGCAAGCCAAGTTACTTCGAGCTCTACAATACGGCGACATTCAACGTGTGGGTGATGACCGTCATATTCGAGTCAACACACGCATTGTCGCCGCCACTAACCGCATATTGCATGAAGAAGTGACTGCTGGTCGCTTCCGAGCCGACTTGTATCATCGTTTAAGTGTCTTCCCGCTTCATGTTCCACCTCTTCGTGAACGTGAAGACGATGTGGTATTACTCGCAGGCTTTTTCGCCGAACGCTTAAGAAGCAAATTGGGATTAAACAGCATTCGTTTGTCTCCTGCTTTGGTGCTGGCACTTAAAGACTATTCATGGCCAGGCAACGTGCGAGAGCTTGAACATGTCATTAAACGTGCTGGTGTTTTGGCAAAGGCGCGTACTCACGCCATGGACATTGAGTTAGTTGAGCAAGATTTTGATATTCGAACGCCGAATCAGAACATCAAGAACGTTGAAAAAACGGAACAAAAATCTCGGCTTGAGCTACCAGAAGGCGGATTAAAGCCTGCCACAGACGCCTTCCAAAAAGCGATGATTGTTCGAGCTCTGGAAAAAAACCAAGGCAACTGGGCAGCAACGGCACGTCAGCTTGAATTAGATAACGGCAATTTGCACCGATTAGCAAAACGGCTGGGGATAAAATAG
- a CDS encoding DUF7691 family protein, whose amino-acid sequence MGYGATVYSLDTEKVFNVLKNERNPELEKAIMERCQDSFKVINEMLESSGESIRAEELLMQMLSEEIKYSHLGYAYAYLLEAICKITGYYLSNNSWYPCDVNDFCDIPFTNTDYPIKFPFPDDFPVVFMIKNQDIHQDNVDFGGLSEQQISEVKSWYTHAVVNNRDLVLFYY is encoded by the coding sequence ATGGGATATGGGGCGACAGTATATTCATTAGATACTGAAAAGGTTTTTAACGTACTAAAGAATGAGCGTAATCCAGAGCTAGAAAAAGCCATCATGGAAAGGTGTCAAGACTCCTTTAAAGTGATTAATGAAATGCTGGAAAGTAGTGGCGAAAGCATCCGAGCTGAAGAGCTTCTTATGCAAATGTTGTCTGAAGAGATAAAATACAGTCACTTGGGTTACGCCTATGCTTACTTGCTTGAAGCTATATGTAAGATAACTGGTTATTACTTATCCAATAACTCTTGGTATCCTTGCGATGTAAACGATTTCTGCGATATTCCATTCACTAATACCGATTATCCTATAAAATTCCCATTCCCTGACGATTTCCCTGTTGTTTTTATGATAAAAAATCAAGATATTCACCAAGATAACGTTGACTTCGGAGGCTTATCAGAGCAACAAATATCTGAAGTCAAGAGCTGGTACACTCATGCAGTCGTAAACAATCGTGATTTGGTATTATTTTATTATTAA
- a CDS encoding HAD family hydrolase, whose amino-acid sequence MNYQAAIFDMDGLLLDTERVCMHIFQEACEAQNLPFYKDVYLSIIGRNAAGIEVIFRKAYGDDLDRLHQEWRDRYDAVVKHQAIPVKEGVIELLEWLKGQGLPIAVATSTAKEVAQKKLELAGLSKYFDNLTTGCEVSHGKPDPEIYLLAASRLSVDPIKCLAFEDSNNGVRAAVAANMITYQIPDLVEPCDEIKQLGHTVAPSLHDVLHTLKQTR is encoded by the coding sequence ATGAACTACCAAGCTGCTATTTTTGATATGGATGGTTTGCTCCTTGATACTGAGCGCGTCTGTATGCATATTTTCCAAGAAGCATGTGAAGCCCAGAACCTACCCTTCTATAAAGATGTTTACCTTTCAATCATTGGTCGCAATGCAGCGGGCATTGAAGTGATTTTTCGTAAAGCTTATGGGGATGATCTTGACCGCTTACACCAAGAGTGGCGCGACCGTTACGACGCTGTGGTTAAGCACCAAGCGATACCGGTAAAAGAAGGGGTGATTGAGCTGCTTGAGTGGTTGAAAGGCCAAGGATTGCCAATTGCAGTCGCCACTTCTACAGCAAAAGAAGTGGCACAGAAGAAGTTGGAATTAGCGGGCCTAAGCAAGTATTTCGACAACTTAACGACGGGCTGTGAAGTGTCACACGGCAAACCTGATCCAGAGATCTACCTGCTTGCAGCAAGTCGTCTAAGCGTAGATCCAATCAAATGTCTCGCCTTTGAAGATTCAAATAATGGCGTGCGTGCTGCGGTAGCAGCGAACATGATCACTTATCAAATCCCTGATTTGGTTGAGCCTTGTGACGAAATAAAGCAATTAGGCCATACTGTCGCACCTTCACTGCATGATGTGTTGCACACGTTAAAGCAAACTCGCTAG
- the azu gene encoding azurin: protein MSLRLLATTFALVGMSFGAQASAECEVSLDANDMMQFSTKTLSVPATCKEVKLTLNHTGKMPAQSMGHNVVISDTANLQAVGTDGMAAGAENNYVKPNDDRVYAHTKVIGGGESTSITFSTEKMKAGGDYSFFCSFPGHWAIMQGKFELK, encoded by the coding sequence ATGTCTTTACGTTTATTAGCAACAACCTTCGCATTAGTCGGAATGAGCTTTGGTGCCCAAGCCAGTGCCGAGTGTGAAGTGTCATTAGATGCTAACGATATGATGCAGTTTTCTACTAAAACATTGAGCGTACCAGCCACTTGTAAAGAGGTAAAACTGACGCTGAATCACACAGGTAAGATGCCAGCGCAATCGATGGGTCACAACGTGGTCATCTCTGACACAGCCAACCTACAAGCAGTCGGTACTGATGGCATGGCAGCTGGAGCAGAAAATAACTACGTAAAACCAAACGATGATCGCGTCTACGCTCACACAAAAGTAATTGGTGGCGGTGAAAGCACCAGCATTACGTTCAGTACTGAGAAAATGAAAGCCGGCGGTGACTATTCATTCTTCTGTTCGTTCCCGGGTCACTGGGCAATCATGCAGGGTAAATTTGAGCTAAAATAA
- a CDS encoding ethanolamine utilization protein EutQ — MKQVKLVDSKSLDFNVRGDTPGMAYVARALSPEISPNIGVGFAKWEGAKVAWTVLYDEVIFVIEGCFELTANGETHFVHPGQMLWIPEGTELVYGGHALFGYVVHPGNWKELHGIE; from the coding sequence ATGAAGCAAGTCAAACTTGTTGATAGTAAAAGTCTAGATTTCAATGTTCGTGGTGATACGCCGGGAATGGCGTATGTTGCCAGGGCGTTAAGCCCAGAAATTTCACCAAACATTGGCGTAGGCTTTGCTAAATGGGAAGGCGCTAAAGTGGCTTGGACAGTGCTTTATGATGAAGTTATTTTCGTGATTGAAGGCTGTTTCGAGCTGACCGCAAATGGTGAAACACATTTTGTGCACCCAGGTCAGATGCTGTGGATACCGGAAGGAACTGAATTGGTTTATGGTGGGCATGCTCTGTTCGGCTATGTGGTTCATCCAGGAAACTGGAAAGAGTTACATGGTATTGAATGA
- a CDS encoding NAD(P)/FAD-dependent oxidoreductase — MIHLPNDDVTCGWYHALPSIPEKSALKGKQSADYAVLGAGFAGLAMARRLAELMPNARIILIDAQRIGQGASGRNSGFVIDLPHKFSLEHPDPEHKQKLLSLNRSAIAQLDTLVSKHSISCQWSAKGKYQGAVGARGEAYLDHFEHLMKDLSEPYFHVNGSELAKVLGTNYYSRAIYTPGGYLMQPAALVRGLGESLPENVEVLENSPIRKLSKENGCWVLHGDSGSVETPELLLGTSIFTREFGYLKNRLLPVMTFASWTRPLTDAEMQRYGGELNWGLTPADHAGTTLRMTADRRILIRNTYKHVPKYGSSMNDKAREQIREDHRQVFLARYPELADVPFTHTWGGVYAISRNFTNFFGQLDEGVYASACDNGVGAAWGTISGTLLADYVVGATSKSLDDIQQVTGMPCLNPPEPFLGLGVKTRIQLAKWQSRSEL; from the coding sequence ATGATTCATTTACCCAATGATGACGTGACGTGTGGTTGGTACCATGCGTTGCCAAGTATTCCAGAAAAATCGGCGTTAAAAGGTAAACAAAGTGCTGACTATGCCGTGTTAGGTGCCGGTTTCGCAGGCCTAGCTATGGCAAGACGTTTAGCTGAACTTATGCCTAATGCACGAATTATACTGATTGATGCGCAACGTATCGGCCAAGGGGCTTCAGGAAGAAATTCGGGCTTTGTTATCGATTTGCCTCATAAGTTTTCACTTGAGCATCCCGACCCTGAGCACAAACAAAAGTTATTGTCGCTCAACCGTTCTGCGATTGCTCAGCTAGACACTTTAGTGTCGAAGCACAGTATTTCTTGTCAGTGGTCAGCAAAGGGCAAATATCAAGGAGCCGTAGGGGCGCGCGGTGAAGCATATCTCGATCACTTTGAACACCTAATGAAAGACCTTAGCGAACCATACTTCCATGTTAATGGCAGTGAGCTGGCGAAAGTCTTGGGAACCAACTACTACAGCCGCGCAATTTACACGCCAGGTGGTTATTTAATGCAACCTGCTGCTTTGGTGCGTGGACTAGGGGAAAGCCTTCCAGAGAACGTCGAGGTGTTAGAGAACTCGCCAATCCGCAAGCTCAGTAAAGAAAACGGTTGCTGGGTATTACATGGAGATAGTGGCTCTGTTGAAACCCCTGAACTGCTGCTTGGGACCAGCATTTTTACTCGGGAGTTTGGTTATCTTAAAAACAGACTACTTCCAGTGATGACGTTTGCAAGCTGGACGCGTCCATTGACCGACGCAGAAATGCAACGATACGGAGGTGAGCTGAATTGGGGGTTAACTCCAGCTGATCATGCGGGAACGACGTTACGTATGACCGCCGATCGACGTATTTTGATCCGCAATACTTACAAACACGTGCCGAAATATGGCTCAAGCATGAACGATAAAGCCAGAGAACAAATTCGCGAAGATCATCGTCAGGTCTTTCTGGCGCGTTATCCCGAGCTGGCCGACGTACCATTTACTCACACATGGGGTGGGGTGTATGCCATCTCTCGTAACTTTACTAACTTTTTCGGTCAATTAGATGAAGGTGTTTATGCCAGCGCTTGTGACAATGGTGTTGGTGCTGCGTGGGGAACCATTTCTGGAACACTGTTAGCTGACTATGTCGTTGGTGCGACATCTAAATCATTGGATGACATACAGCAAGTGACAGGAATGCCTTGTTTGAATCCGCCAGAGCCTTTTTTAGGTTTGGGAGTAAAAACGCGTATCCAATTAGCAAAATGGCAAAGCCGGAGTGAATTATGA
- a CDS encoding FAD-dependent oxidoreductase encodes MRKWLCIICGLIYDEAQGWPSDGIAPGTAWEDVPDDWLCPDCLVGKADFEMIEITDDAPLEEVAAVSSVSVEASVQPNTAQPLPSEVTQPVFSNDPIVIIGSGHSGYQLAAALRAQSETVPITVFTADDGALYSKPALSNALVMNKDGDALQSESALEWESRLNIRVYPHTRVEQIDRANSTLHTSIGKYAYSRLVLATGASPIEIPIEGDRSWVMSVNDLVDYRRFRAELQDKKRIAILGDGLIGCEFANDLIESGYEVTVIGVGQWPMERLIPQQLGESLQSALADRGVQWALQDSITRIEPRSESSAVLHLNSGKQIEADLVLSAVGLKPNVSLAEQAGLEVGRGIKVNQFGQTSDENIYSLGDCVETEQGWQPYIAPINQMIPSVAKSLLGDVAPISLTPTPVIVKTPILPLTIFSVAAEEQGQWYIENQADELTAAFYSPEGAMLGFALLGRKVQSLRGPWLDQLSLKLSAA; translated from the coding sequence ATGAGAAAGTGGCTCTGTATTATTTGCGGCTTAATCTATGATGAAGCACAAGGTTGGCCATCCGATGGCATTGCACCAGGAACAGCATGGGAAGATGTACCGGATGACTGGTTATGTCCTGACTGTTTAGTGGGTAAGGCCGATTTTGAAATGATCGAAATTACCGATGATGCGCCACTAGAAGAGGTTGCAGCGGTGTCTTCGGTGTCGGTAGAAGCGTCTGTTCAGCCAAATACGGCTCAGCCTCTTCCATCTGAAGTTACTCAACCTGTATTCTCAAATGACCCTATCGTTATCATCGGTAGTGGCCACAGTGGTTACCAGTTGGCGGCGGCACTTAGAGCGCAATCTGAGACGGTTCCGATCACCGTCTTTACCGCTGATGATGGCGCTCTGTACAGCAAACCAGCTTTGTCTAATGCGTTGGTCATGAACAAAGACGGCGACGCGCTGCAAAGTGAAAGCGCGTTGGAGTGGGAAAGCCGTCTCAATATCCGCGTTTACCCGCATACGCGTGTTGAACAGATCGATCGTGCCAATTCAACGCTACATACCTCCATCGGTAAATACGCCTACAGCCGCTTGGTACTGGCAACAGGTGCATCACCGATTGAAATCCCAATTGAGGGCGATCGCTCTTGGGTTATGAGTGTGAACGACTTAGTTGACTACCGCCGTTTCAGAGCGGAGCTGCAAGACAAAAAGCGCATCGCGATCCTAGGTGATGGCTTAATTGGCTGTGAGTTCGCAAATGATCTGATCGAAAGCGGTTATGAAGTAACAGTTATCGGGGTGGGTCAATGGCCAATGGAGCGTTTGATCCCGCAACAGTTGGGTGAATCATTACAAAGCGCACTTGCCGATCGAGGCGTGCAATGGGCTCTACAAGACAGTATCACCAGAATCGAACCAAGGTCCGAATCCAGTGCGGTTTTACATCTAAACAGTGGCAAGCAGATTGAAGCAGATCTAGTGCTGAGCGCGGTTGGGCTCAAGCCAAATGTTTCTCTGGCTGAGCAAGCAGGGCTCGAAGTGGGCCGCGGCATTAAAGTGAATCAATTCGGCCAGACGAGTGATGAGAATATTTACTCGCTAGGTGATTGTGTTGAAACTGAGCAAGGTTGGCAGCCCTATATTGCACCGATTAATCAAATGATCCCTTCTGTAGCGAAAAGCTTGCTAGGCGATGTCGCCCCTATCTCGTTAACACCAACTCCAGTGATTGTAAAAACGCCGATTCTTCCACTCACGATTTTCTCGGTAGCCGCTGAAGAACAGGGACAATGGTACATCGAGAACCAAGCAGATGAATTGACCGCTGCGTTTTATTCACCAGAAGGAGCAATGCTCGGTTTTGCGTTGCTAGGAAGAAAAGTACAGTCATTACGCGGCCCTTGGCTAGATCAATTGTCATTGAAACTGTCAGCAGCGTAG
- a CDS encoding aldehyde dehydrogenase family protein: MMHYLNYIDGEWCDSEQALTVMNPGTAEAYATIAESTITDADRAMAAARRVVNQGLLSDVRPAVRTEWMLKAAAAIREMVDEGGLVACRENGKSLQDAKDEFLESARYFEYYAGMADKLEGSSIPLGKDYVDFTQYVPFGVSVQIVPWNFPVSICARSLAPALAAGNAVVIKSPEISPLAMTLLIKAIEKAGFPKGTINLLCGKGSVVGSHLVQHQDVDQIVFTGSVPTGQRILKDSAQRATPSVMELGGKSAAIALKDVSLETLLQSVQVGIFFNAGQVCSAMSRLLIQKERYEEVKAAVVEMAKSLTIGQGESQPDITPLVSADQQARVLEMIEQAKADGAKILTGGYAPDLSGYFVAPTVIEASPDMRIAQEEVFGPVLVITPFETEQEAVEIANGTDFGLVAGVFGESLNQTLRVAQQLRGGQVFINEWFAGGIETPFGGVGLSGFGREKGQEAIYSYVQTRNIAIRLQQDSNV, encoded by the coding sequence ATGATGCATTACCTTAATTATATTGATGGTGAGTGGTGCGATTCAGAGCAAGCGCTGACCGTCATGAACCCTGGCACAGCCGAAGCGTATGCGACGATTGCAGAATCCACTATCACCGATGCAGATCGCGCAATGGCAGCGGCACGTCGAGTGGTCAATCAAGGTCTTCTTTCGGACGTTCGTCCAGCCGTCAGAACCGAGTGGATGTTAAAAGCCGCCGCGGCTATTCGTGAAATGGTTGATGAAGGTGGGTTAGTTGCCTGCCGTGAAAATGGGAAATCTTTGCAAGATGCCAAAGATGAGTTTTTAGAATCGGCACGTTACTTCGAATACTACGCTGGCATGGCCGACAAGCTGGAAGGCTCGTCAATTCCGTTGGGTAAAGATTATGTCGATTTCACCCAATATGTGCCGTTTGGTGTGTCAGTGCAGATTGTGCCGTGGAATTTCCCAGTTTCTATTTGTGCACGCTCATTAGCTCCTGCATTAGCTGCTGGTAACGCAGTGGTGATCAAATCGCCAGAGATTTCCCCACTCGCTATGACGTTGTTGATTAAAGCGATTGAAAAAGCGGGCTTCCCAAAAGGCACGATTAACTTGCTATGTGGCAAAGGCTCAGTCGTTGGCAGCCACTTGGTGCAGCATCAAGACGTTGATCAAATTGTCTTTACAGGTTCTGTGCCGACCGGCCAACGCATACTGAAAGATTCAGCGCAACGCGCCACACCATCTGTGATGGAGCTGGGTGGTAAATCGGCCGCTATCGCACTGAAAGATGTGAGTCTCGAAACGCTTTTACAAAGCGTTCAAGTCGGTATTTTCTTTAACGCTGGTCAAGTTTGTTCGGCAATGTCTCGTTTGCTGATTCAAAAAGAGCGTTATGAAGAAGTAAAAGCGGCGGTTGTGGAAATGGCAAAAAGCCTAACCATTGGCCAAGGCGAAAGCCAGCCGGATATAACACCGTTGGTATCGGCTGATCAACAAGCGCGCGTGCTTGAAATGATAGAACAAGCAAAAGCCGACGGCGCGAAAATCCTAACGGGTGGATACGCCCCTGATTTGTCGGGTTACTTTGTGGCACCTACGGTGATTGAAGCCTCACCAGATATGCGTATTGCTCAAGAAGAAGTGTTTGGTCCTGTACTGGTAATTACACCGTTTGAAACCGAGCAAGAGGCCGTTGAAATCGCGAATGGCACCGATTTTGGCCTGGTCGCTGGTGTCTTTGGTGAAAGCCTAAACCAAACATTGCGTGTGGCACAGCAACTGCGTGGTGGACAAGTGTTCATCAATGAATGGTTTGCTGGTGGCATCGAAACACCATTTGGTGGCGTGGGCTTGTCCGGGTTTGGGCGAGAAAAAGGACAAGAAGCGATTTATAGCTACGTCCAGACACGCAATATTGCCATTCGTTTGCAGCAAGACAGCAACGTATAG